From Paenibacillus graminis, a single genomic window includes:
- a CDS encoding genetic competence negative regulator: protein MRIERLSQDKIRIFLTFDDLSERGIQKEDMWQEVPKVHDLFTEMMDQAYSELGFDATGPLAVEVFALPAQGMVVIVTRGKYDHHQYGASGEEELPEEIYEMEVTLEQSDSIVYAFRDFEALVEAAHVLIGNITSQGKLYSYNDIWYLYFDPKEFEEATLSGLVGVLSEFGDSSPVTEAMLAEYGKTVMPENAIELICTHFKRQQ from the coding sequence ATGAGAATAGAGCGATTAAGTCAAGATAAGATACGGATTTTCCTCACTTTTGACGACCTGAGCGAGCGGGGCATCCAGAAGGAAGATATGTGGCAGGAAGTTCCCAAGGTGCATGACTTGTTTACGGAAATGATGGATCAGGCGTACAGTGAACTTGGTTTCGACGCTACAGGTCCGCTTGCCGTGGAAGTATTCGCATTGCCCGCGCAAGGCATGGTCGTTATAGTGACTAGGGGAAAATATGATCACCATCAGTACGGTGCGTCCGGTGAAGAAGAATTGCCCGAGGAAATTTACGAAATGGAAGTAACTCTGGAACAAAGCGATTCCATTGTATATGCATTCCGTGATTTTGAGGCTTTGGTTGAAGCAGCTCATGTGCTCATCGGCAATATTACTTCTCAAGGAAAACTGTATTCTTATAATGATATATGGTATCTCTACTTTGATCCGAAGGAATTTGAGGAAGCCACATTGTCCGGGCTTGTCGGTGTGCTCTCCGAGTTCGGCGATTCGTCGCCGGTAACCGAAGCTATGCTGGCTGAGTATGGTAAGACGGTCATGCCGGAGAATGCTATAGAACTGATCTGCACTCATTTCAAACGCCAGCAATAA